The genomic stretch ctggtcaatgatagtattggtattggtattaTTGCCTTAGCAAAGCCCAGAGTCCAGGCCTGCCCGTCAGGGCCATTGCGAGGAATGTTATGACATCACATCTTGTCCAGCTATTTTTAAACTCGTCATCCGAACAACCCTGAtgccatccaccccgccacCCCCACAGATTTGTGCGCAAACGGTTGCATTAGATGGTAGATTTATTTATAGAAATACATGTCTTTTTTATGAACCAAAACGCCCACGGAATGACCCCAAACCACAAAAATTTTCCCTGCCGGGGCCATTCCCTGCATTGTTTGTGCTTGATGGCTCGGCACGACGGCACCGTCACAATGCCCCAGTAACCCTGCGGAAACATCGTCTTGGGCAGTTGGGAAACTTCCCTATATGACACTTCGCACCCTTTGGCCAACTGCCGGGGTAGGATACTTCGTAACAGTCACTACAGGTGCACCGGAACCCTCTCATGCTGGCCATTGAGGCTCCTGTGCTTCTGACTCGTGGAGAGCCATCACGCTGTTGTTTCCCCTTCTGTGGTCCCGCATACACATTTCTTTTACAGACCAGGACCTGCTTCCTAATATTGCGGACCCGATTATTGAGGAGACGTTTATGGGGCCTCCTCGACTCCTGAGACCAAGAATAATAGAGATTCTTCGGCTCCGATGCGAAGCAGTGGAAGAATGGCTGCGTCGATCTGGGACCTGCCCTTTGTCCTTCTCAGTCCACTATACAAAGCACCACGTTGATACCGTAGTTCTGAGCGATTTGCGTCCAAAGTACTCGGATCTTACAAAAAGGTTGTTTAAATCTTTGGCTGGAGAGTCAAGCCAATGGAAGCAGGTTGAACTGTTAATGCCCCAGGATATCTATTTGGTTTTAGCGGAAGCCTTTGGCGAAACCACATTCACTAATCTCGTTACTTTACGGGTGACATTTTTTGACCAGGCGGGTACTCTCCCTATCAATCAACTGGTGCCAGTGAATCCGCCTCCGTTTGAGATTATCGCTCCCAAACTGGAAAGATATTCTGTCAATTTTACTCAGCTGTCCATGCCAACGATCGCATCTCCATGGGAAACTCTCAAATATCTGTCTATCCATTTGCCTATCTCTTTGTCTGAGTTGTTGTCAATTCTTAAGAGATGTCGCCGTCTGGTGCACCTCAAGATCTTCTTACCTTTAGTGCAACCTAGCTTTCATGGAATTTCTGTGAACAATCATGTCGCACAACCTGCTAGTTACCAGGACTTGAATCTGCCTGAACTTCGCTCACTGCACGTTTTTAAAATTCAAGATAATTACGTTCTAGACCCTGGATTCTTTGATAGTATCATTTCTCCACAACTCAAGATATTTTCCTACCAGTCGAATCTCCCTTTTCAACAGATCACGGCACCGGGACCTACTCTCCCTAGTCATCGTATATTTCCACCAATTTGTGCACTGTTACTCAAATCGACTCAATTGACGAGTTTAACACTTGACATGCACTATTACCTCAGTTCAGAGATAATAACGATACTCGAAAGTGCAAGTTCCGTGACGCGTTTGATCCTCAAATCGAACTCCGCTTGCGTGGCACCCAACATCCTCACTCAGTGGGACTTTAGAGCTGTGTTTTGTGCTGATAGAGTCACTCCTGCGGCCGTGCCCTTGCTTCCTAACTTGAATATACTGGAGTTTCTCGGAAAATGCAGGGTTGCTGGGTTATCAGAAAAAAGTTTGCTTGAGTTTCTCATTCGCCGGACGAGTCCATCGCCTCCCTCCCCATTTGCAACGCTTTGGCATGTAAGAGCTGTAATTCATGGAAAACCCCGGTTAAACGTCCTGGACGAGCTTCATAGGCatctgaaagaaaaaggattTCCACTAAATCTTAAGCTCCAGTTGAGCTACACAGGACTCGGCAATGTGACCAAGTCGGCTCTGGCAACAAGTCCTGCGTTTGAATTGGCGCAGCGCCTTGCTTTATGGAAAGTTGATCAACAAGATGAATATGTTAGTTATTTCAGATACTTTCACTGCCCATATTTATTGTCGCTTACTTGGACTTTTTGTAGACAGCAGATTGGGCTGTCGCAAGTGGCAATAATGGTAATGAGGTAACTTTACCTGGCAGATAAAGTCGACTGCTCGTGAACTAGACTTTCTCTCTCAAAGAAGTGGTAGTAATGGTCACTGTTCTTTATGTGTCTTTGGGCAGCCATGGGAATTTGTCGAGAATCTGAAAGGCTGCCGGCTTAAATGATTCGTATAAAATTGAATGACGGCACGGATGTTCGAGTTTGTCTTAATTTTGCACTGTATTGATGTGAGAAATATTTTTGTGGAATATTTAATTCGGGATCCTTTTACATACCATTGAAGATACGATTTCTTGTAACGATTGGTGGATGAAACTTGTTGGATTAGACTTGAATAAAGGCGCGAAAGAGGAGGACCAGGGGCGCGGGAAACTTTTACATAATGTTGCGTTTGTTTGTTTCGTTGAAAACCGGTGGCCGTGCCACTACCAAACTTATCCCTATCCACCATCCACTTTAAAAACTTAGATGCCTTCGAATTCTCACTCAAAGTCAGCTATTGACAACCCCATGACGATGACAGATATTGTGGAAATCATGTCGCATGAAAACCTCGATCCAAACCACCCAGTTCAGGCACTGCTGATGAACAACAAAGAGCCGTCGAAGCTGACCAAAGAACTTCATTCATAACTAGTATGTTGTTTTAGCTCGCGTAGGCGTTGTTGTTTACAACCTTTACAAGCAGAACTTGTGTACTGTCGGCGCTTTGATCTCTTTGATTACCGGATTTTGTATTATTGACGCCTTCATTTACTTTGAGTTTCAAGCAAATAGGCGATGGGTCGTACTTATTGTGATCACACAAGTTGAATACAGTAACCCTGTATAGACCCAACAAGACGATAAATCAGATTTTGTTCCGACGACAGTAAATTTCTAGACACCAGAACATGGCTAGAACTATGCACAAATGTAATAAGTACTAATACAACTCGAGTTTAATTTCTATTTCCCCCCGGTAGCCACTACTACTAGCCCTCCCCTCTCCTGGGCGAGCGCTGGATTACATGTATTACAACGATATATCAGAAAGAAAACATGAGGATGTGTatgtatatgtatgtatgtgtgCGTGCGCGTCGTCAATCAGTCgtcgaaagaaagaaagaaaagcgAAAACcaagaatgaatgaaaaaaaagaaagcaagggAAAAAAAGGAGAATGCATCTATAACGGTATGGATTCTAGACAGCACACCTCTAATCGACGTCCATCTCCGAAGGGCcgctctcctcctctttggGCGGTGGGGGCGGGGGTGTCTGTGTCGACTCGGGGTTGGGCGTTTGTGTGCCGCTGCCTCCAGGAGTTACGAcgggcttgggcttgggcttggtCAAAATTGGGATCGCGAAATAGATCAGCTcgtccctcttcttctcaatcTCCGCGCTGGTCAGGACAGGATCCGCACTCTTCTCGCGTTCGCCCTGGCGTACGCTCTGGTCCTCGAGCCACTTGCGGATCGTCGCGACCTTTTCGATAACAGCCTGCTTATCCTTCTCCTCGATGTGCGCGTACTTCTCCTCGGAAGAGGTCGCCTGCGACATGTAGTTGTCCAGCGTCTCGCGGAGGTTGGCGGCAGCCTTTTTGCGCTCGTCGACTTCACGGTAGCGGAAGACGATGGGGTCGCCGATGGCCTTGAGGGCGTCGAGGCGCGCGACGTACGCAGACTTGGTCGCCTCTTCACCTTCTTCGGTGTAGAGCCATTCCTCAGCCTCGGAAAGGCCGGCAAGGAGCTTGGCCTTCTCTTCAGCCTTGACGTACGAGGCATAGCGGTCCTCGAGCTTGCCGCGCATGTCGTAGACGTACTCCTCGAGTGCGTTTTTGCGGTCCTAAAAATTTAAAAAGTCAACACCTTGTCCATAGAATCAACAGGTCTACAAACCTCAGTATCCATAACGAGCTTGTCAGCAGCGTGCAGCTGGCTCTCGAGCTCCTTGTAGTTCTCCACAACCGACTTCTCGAGAGAACTGTTCGTCGCGACGAACGGAATCTCCTTCTTTTTCACCACACGCTTCTTCTTGGGAGCCGGTGGGGGAGGGGCCGCCGCACCGTCAGCTCCTCCGTCGACGTCCATAGGCGCAGGGGCGGGGGCGGCCTCTTCACGCTCTTCGACCTCCTCAACATACGCCGCCTCAAACGACATAATTCCGTGCAAGTTCAGGCGCGTCTTGAGCTTGACGCACGTCGCATCGCCGTTGGGCGCCACGGGGACCTCCTTGGCAGTGAAGTTGGCGATCCATGGGTTGATGCCACCGGGAAGGAGAGCAGGATCCGCATACACAGACTCGATGGTGAAAGGCTCCTTGCGGTAGAACGACAGCACCTTGGTCGATGGGATGGAGTTGCCCTGGGGGAAGACGAGCAGCTCGGTGTCGTCATCGGGGTCGGTGGGCGACGCAGTCCACTGAGTCTTGATTGGGTAGTGGTTGATGTCGTTGACATGGAAGTCGCGCACGCGAAAGACAGGCGAGAGCATCGCGCAGGCAAAGGTAGCGCCGCGCGCAATGGCCTCGTCCTGGTTCAGCGTAGTCGAGAGCGATTTGCCGGGGAAAGCGTCCTGGATGCGCTGGCGCACGGAGGGGACACGGGTGGTGCCTCCGATGAGCTCGATGCTGTCAATCTGATCGACAGTGAGGCCGGAGTCAGTAATTGCGCGCTGGAGAGGGCCGGGAATGCGGTCGAGCACGTCGGCGATGAGAGTCTCGAGTTCATCACGGGTGAGCTTGGAGGAGGCATCAACATCGTTCATGATAGATTCGACGTTGAGGGGTGCATCGGTGTTAGCGGAAAGCACTTTTTTGATCTTCTCGCATCCGGCGGCGAGGCGGAAGGTAGCTTTGGGGTTGCTCAGGACGTCGATCTTGTACTTGGTCTTGAATTCTTTGGCAAAGTGCTGCATGAGGGCGTAGTCAATGTCGCGTCCGCCAAGATTGCGCTCATAAGCGGTGCTCTTGACGGTGAGCTGGCCCTTGGAGAAGGCGACGACGGCGACGGAGAAATCGGCGTGGCCCACATCGACAAAAACGACATGGCGGGGGTTCTCGGGCTCTGGGAGGTCAGATTTTGTGATTCCGTATCCAAGTGCAGTTGCGGTGGTATCGTTGATGAGACGGAGAACGTTGAGGTTGGCAATGGCAGCGGCGTCGATGATAGCTCGTCTCTGCACATCGGTGTACCATCCCGGAACGGAGATGACGATGTCGGAAACTACTGTCTTGAGCTCAGCTGCGGCGATATCGCGCAGTTTGCCCAAGTACATCGCCACGAGCTGGGTAATGGTGTATTGAACCTTTTCGAAACGATATGTGACCTGGATAAATCCGATAAAATCGAAAATTtttcagaaaaaaaatctCAACTTCGAGAGAATGGATACTCACCTCAGCACCGACGGTTCCGTTGATATCCACCAACTTCGCATTGATGAACTTTTTCTCGACATCCTGCACCTGGGGGTCAGAGAGAGCCCTGCCAATCAGGCGTTTCAGGGATCCGATGGTGTTTTTGAAGTTGGATGTCTCCTGGGTCTTTGCGGCCTCACCGATGGCGCGCTGCTTGGGTCCGAATGCGACTAGAGATCTGTTGGATGAATTAGAAAAATATTATTGCATTGAGTTCGACAACCTACGGTGTTGCGCGATTGGACACCTCATTGGTGATAATATCGATTCCGCGATGCCTTGCGACACCGATCTGTATTGCGGTAGAAATCGTTGTAAGTTAGGTTTAGATAGATATGTGAAGTATATTCACCTTTGAATGTAGAGTTCCAAAATCAATTCCAACGACGGCCATGGTAGTAAAGAGAGTCGTAAACGTGAAGGTTAAGAGGAAGTTGTAAGTGGAAATTTAATGATCTTTCTTTATCAACAAACTTTTTCCCTCCTTCCTTTTTAATACGCTTTCACCATTCTTCGAGATGCTTCTATAACATTCCAAATCCGGATACCGCCAAGGCCTCCTCAAACTTTTCTCCCATAATTAAGCGCCAAGTCACGCTGGCTTTTGGGGTCCAAAGTACAGAGAGGTGTACATATACAAGTAAAGTACGGAGCCAagaaaacgaaacgaaagaaaacaatttgcGGCATAATATCATCGCGAGACaaaactaaaaaaaaaaaaaaaacacgaaaGCAAGAAAATTTAAAAACCTATTTTACAACAAAGTCTCTGGTCCGTCATACACAGGTTATAACTTACAAATATATTCATGATCCATATCCTGCTCCTCGCACAGGACCAGGGAAAAACACAGCAGGATCCACCCTCGAACCAGAAGCCGATGCAAATGTAGCAGCACCCGAACTCTGGTTCGCGACGCCCAGGGGTGTTCCACTTCTGGGCGATGTCGACGTGTCAGGTGTCAAATAAAAGCTCGCAGTGTCGTCCGCCGAGAGCCCTCTCCTATGGGGTACGAAAATCGGATCATCAAACAAATCCCTTGGCGGCGGCGGATGTGGcagcggaggcggaggcgggtgcgggtgggcGGGCGGAGGCGAGATCGTCCGATTGATGCTGCTCGACGACGCCGAGTTGTTGGAGAACGACCGCCGGTGCGCGTTGTTCGGGTTGTTAAAGTACAAAGGAGGTGTGTCTGGTAGTCGACCGCGCGTAGACGCTGAGCCGCTTGTTGAGCGTTGGTGTTGATGCTGATTCTGCAGATTCGCAGTAGAAGGGCTCGAGACAGAGATGGCTGGAGAGGGAAGCGGTCGcctggaggaggatgaggacatCACACTCATATCCGAGTCACCACTCGCGCTGCGGGTCGGTAAAGGCCGCACAGAGCTCGTGGACGATGTCTGAGCAATGCTCGCGGGCAGCTCAAGCTGGCGAGGCGGATTTACAGCTCGGATAGAATTTTGGTCTTCTGGAATCGGAGACATCATTCGAGTATTACTACTGTTGGCGGGCGGCGAATTAAGTCGAAGGCCTGAACCACTGGCGATTGGCGTATCTGTCGGTATATTAGCTACTCTGGGAGACATCCGCGATGAAGGGGGAGGTGGTAATGGCGCAGGAAGGTTTGGTACAGGTGGCAACGCCGGTAAAGGTATCTTAATAATTAGTTATTTAGCATATAGTTCCTCTCATAGCGAGACCCAAATTGCAGGAAACAAACTCACCGATTTATTACGCGGCCAATAACCAGCTGTTCCAGGCATACTACTTCTTGGAGAAACCGTGCTCGCTGTGGGCGATTCGATTCGAATCTTAGAATCAATTGAAGTTCCATGCGTCGTTCGCGAGTTGCTCTCGCTGTAGCGCACACTGTCCAATCGTTCATCCTCCGTAATAAGATTCGTGCCCTCGTCATCAAATTCCGAGTCACCATAAACCAAAATTTCCTGCCCTAGCATCATTTCATGGTCTATTCCTTCGTCGCCGTGGTAAAAGTCGTCCAAAATCGCCACGCGCCCCTCGCCAACATTTGGTGCCAGCGGCGTTACCCGCCCAGTACCCCTAGGCGGGGGTAAGGCAACTGACTCGCGTACAGACGCCGAACCCTCCGACGACCCGTCGATCCTGAACCTTTCTGTCGGCACCGTCGACACGATGGGCACAGGACGCCTTCTGAATGGGTTTGGCAGTCGCACGCTTACATCACGGATTGAACTGCCCCAACCCGTGCGCGGCGTCGACGTACCGGgggtgttgctgttgctgttggcgTTGGAGGTAAAGGGCGAGGGGAAGTACGAGGTCGGGTTTGAGGTTGTAGGCAGGTTAGAAGTAGACGCAGCGTTCGAGTTCGTGGCTGTCGTCGCAGGGTGCACATATCGTCCCGACATGATATCATGTGTAcccacaccaccacctgcaGCGCCGCGCTTCATATTCAACTCTTGCGCCTCCCTGCCGAACGGGTACACACCCCTATTTCGCTCCCTCGCCGCCGTCGACGCCGATCCAGGTATCGACAACTCTACACTCTCATGTGCTGCAACACTTTGTCGAGGCGTTTCCGAGTATATTGACGGATGCCCAGGCACCGTGCTATCTCTGTGGGGCGTATCGGAAGGCGAGGGGGGTAGCACCACCGTCTGGTCACGTGCGTGCGCACTTGCATGCGAGCCCGCGTTGGTGTGTACATTGACATTCATGCTCGACGTCCCGCCCGAATTAAGGCTGGGCGGCGGCGCAATCAACCCTGCCCCCGCGGCGCTGGCGCTCGATCCAGTTGGTTCGTCGATGACCCAGTCAGGCAGCGAGCGCTGGTCAAGCGGGCGCACCCTACGCGACGGGTGGATGATACGGGAGATAAAAGGGAAGCGCGGGACAGACATGCGCGATTTTGCCGTGGCCTTGGAGTTCTGTGTTGGCGTGTACACGTGCCGGTGGCGAAGGTGGCGAGAGCGCAgggcgatggcgatgagAGTGAACAGCACCCCGAGAACCGCGCTGAGAATGGGCAAAAGGATCTGCATGGTAGTCCATTTTGATCGCGTGGACAGTTTCTGGCCTGTACGGcgaatcaacatcaacaatcaGATTGTTGTCAATCAAGGATATTTCAACAAAGAtgatatgagaaaaataAGAGAAACGAAGGCGCAAACAAATCTGACAAGACGGAAACAACACGTACTGAGCACCACGGCCTGCTGTAGATCGAATGCAGTATTCCCTGGGACAGGTATATCCGCCCACGCAGGAATCTCAATCCCCATCATCGAACCCCCGCCGTTCTTCATATTATTGCTTGCCTCGAGCGAGATTCCTCTGGCAGTGCATGTGGAGCTCCAGAGGCTGAACATTGGCAACGTGTTGTTTCCGCTCGCAAATGAGCACGCCGACcagatgttgaagaaaacATTGTTGCTGAGAATTGATATAAATTAAGTATTGGTTGGGTTGCGTCGAGGGTGGTGCGAAGGAGGAACTCACCATGTGCAAAGTGAGGGCGTTTGGGGGACATCTAAAGTAGGGTTTGAGAATGTAGATATATTAGAGGTGTACTCGGTTTCGAAACAATACTCCATACTCAGCGCTGGCGATGGCGGTGGACTGCAAGTCAGATGTATAGAGTCCTTCAAGTCGCATGCATTTTGCCCATTCGTTCCCTTCAGCTATGATTCCCACAAAACAAATGTGCGAGTGGCGGAAAAGGCGAAAAGTGAAGAGAAATCGAGAAATCAGCGTTATAATTCTGtgcaaaaaaaaccaaaggTACATCACATACCACATCTAATCGACCTGCCTAACATTCACAGAAGTTTCATGTATTAATTTAGTAAAAGGGAAATGAAAGAGTCGTGGccagcagaagaagtggggaGACGTACCTGATCCTGACCATAAACCGTCAACGGTAATAGGCTGACCGCGAGAAACACCAAGTAGGACCGAAAAGATAACGAAACTGAAAGTGGCGTCATCCAGAACGCCCTGTGCCGGAAACCTATCGTAATCGTATCGCACACGCTGAGCTGCAAGCGGCGATGGGGAAACTTGAGTCTCGGACGCCTGCTCAGTAAAACGTGGTCGTGGTCGCTGTATATGGAAAAGAACGAGAAGTATACTAGTAGTGGCGGGCGGGAAGAAGAACGGTCGGTAGAGCACACGCAGAAACAAACACGCCCTAATGGCACCGCGGCTGGATTGGGTACCGGTAGTAGATGTATAGGTTTCTATATTCTGGAACGGGCAACTCGTCCTGTGATCTGCTGTGTGAAAATCCGCATGAGGACTTGGCGACTATGTTTAATGCCCTGTCCAGACGAAAATATACTCCTCCACAAAACGATGTTTGTCGTGCGAGATAATATGGAGCCCTAAATGAATGCcaagaggtactccaacGAGTGAATATTCTTCTATCCCGTCCTCCGACCTTCCGACCTGCTTTGCTTCTGGTGCATCCGTGGGTCCTGTAACAGTACTGTCCCGCGGCGAGTATGGCCGGTTGGATGGATGATATATCCGAAAGCCAGTGAAGAATCTCATCCTTACCAGGCGGGTGTTCCGAGTTATGTATAGCTGCATGTTGCCCAGTCAGTAGTTGGCATCTCGATTTGACGGGGTCTTGAACCTTGCAGCCCATCCAAATCAGCCTGTACCAATCAAATTAGGTGAACCATGATGGCGCGAATGGGGTTCCGAattatttttcacaaagcTCTGAATTCACAGAGGCCCTTTGGATGTGTGATGAACATTATCACAGAGACACGTTGGCTCGCAATTGTTGAACCATCGTGAACGAGCCCAGACCCCAATACAGGCAGTCATTGCTTTTTGGAGTTGTGTCCGACATTGCCATGTGGAATGCTCGGTGGAAGGCTGCCACAGATTTACCCATGTCGTGGAGGCGATAATGAAAGTAGAAAATAGAAATATCATTTTAGGACACGGATGACACGGACAAGTTTGGCCAAGTTTGCCCGGGGTTGATGTGTTGACCACTGACAATTGCGCGTCATATATTTCAAATGCTTTCCAGGTTTATCGTGTTCCCTCGATACTCCAGCTTTCAGATGTAACTGCTACTGCATGAATCAATAAAAAAAGACTTCAGAATACGTTAATAGACCTTTCTATCGGATTACGTGCGCGGGAAATCAAACATGTCACGTTGGGTTGGTTTAGCCAAACAGGTCAGTGCACCagcctttgtgaaaaaaacCACCATTGCTCTTCATTCAGCTTGTAAAGCGCATATAGTAACTTCTCATTAGGGACTACAGAGCCATGATGGACATCACAGATTCTATGATGCACCCAGAACCAGACCCAAACCACGCTCTTGACGCTTTGCTGACGAACAATGACGAACCATCCAAACAAGCTGTTAAGGAGGTCCATCGTCTCCTGGTCAAGCCGAAACAAGAGCGAGAGCTTCTTGACGAGCGGATAAAGCTACTCGAAACACAGCTGGAGAAGCTCAAGCTTAAGCGAATCACGGTTGACGGCACCATTACGCGCTACAACACCATTGTTTCGCCTATTCGTCGTATTCCTACAGATATCCTTCGCGAGATTTTCTTACGATGCCTTGAGAACACTCGAAACCCTTACATATCAGCGATGGAAGCTCCGGTTCTTCTCACTCATGTATGTCGCTCCTGGAGGGCCATAGCTCTGTCCTCACCCCTCCTGTGGGCCAGGGTACACATTGAGTTCAGCAACGATGACTTGGTACCTGACATCATCGAGGACCAAATTGTCGAGGATGAGTTTCTAGAATATGTGATGCCTAGAATGTCAAAGTCAAGAGTTATTGAAATACTACAGCGCCGATGCGAGGCATTAGAAGAATGGCTTCGCCGGTCTGGAGCCTGTCCCCTGTCCTTTTCTCTCCACTATTTGAAGACCCAGATTGCTCCTGTTGAACCAGCGACCACTGGCCAGGTTAATCTCCAACATTCGGATCTCACCCACAGGCTGTTTAACGCTCTCCTCAACGAATCCAGCCGATGGTCAAATGTCGAACTGTCAATGCCTATGGATACTTACTACGCGTTATCCGAAGGCTTTGCCCAAATAAATTTTAATAACCTCGTAACTTTGCGGGTGTCTTCTCATGGCAACTGGAGATGGAATCGTCGGCGACCACAGGTGAATCCACCTCCGTCTGAAATTATCGCTCCAAACTTGCAGAGGTATTCCTTCGGCATGCCCCAGACCGTTTTGCAGAAGGTCGCTTCCCCATGGACGACTCTCACTTTCCTATCCTTGCATTCCGCTATTCCGTTATCAGAAGCTTCAGCTATCCTCACCAAATGCTCTCAGCTTGTGCACTTCAAGGCAACATTAACCACAGTACACATGGACTGGATCCATGGGACTCATAGTCGGTCCCGACCCATCGTGTATCGGTATGCAAATCTTCCCGAGCTCCGCGCATTGTACATAACGGACCAGGCGGATGACGTTTTAGAGAATGGTTTCTTCGCCAGCATCTTCGCACCGCAACTCTCGATCTTGTCGTATTATTCGGACCACTCGTCCGTCCGGTTCCACGACCCCGCCTTGACCGCTGCTAACCTTCAAAATATTACTCAAAATATTGCCCAAAATCTAACTCAAGCCTTTGGACATAACCCTATTCATCAAATGTTTGCCCAGCACACTACGCATACTTATCAAAAGCCGCCCATCTGTGCCCTGCTTTTGAAGTCGACCAaattgaagacgatgattcTCGACGTTATAGGGTACACGTCTTCCGAAATATTAGATGTGTTCTACAGTGCGAGCTCCGTTCAGCGCTTGATCTATGGGTGCCGAAGAACCCCACGCGAAAGAGAACATCTCCTATACGAATATGAAGAACTTGATGACTTGCTCACTCCATATCCCATTGGTAGAGACTTATATTCACCCACTCAATGGACCTTCAGGGATGCTTTCATTGGATCTGAAAATAATCCTTGCACACTGCCTATACTTCCGAACTTGGAAACTCTGGTAGTCCGTTCTAGAATCAGCGCTTTGTCTGACCAAAACTTGCTCGACTTTATCATCGGCCGGATGGATCCTTCTCCTCTCAGTCCCTTCTCACCGCTCAAGAAGGTTAAAGTTAAATTCGCCCGTAAACGCCAGGTGGACGTCCAAGAGGGCGTCCTCAAGTACGCTGCAGAGAAAGGAATCGCGAGGAAAGTTCAACTCGATTTGGACTATTCGCCGCCCAGCTTCTCGGAATCGGCGAATTTGGCGAACAGCGCGATATCTATGGGGGTGAAGCAGCGAACTAATGAATGGAATTACGACCGTGCTGACGAAGAAGTGGGTCTTTTCTTCTGTTTATGGATTCGAGCTTATATCATTGACGCCTGTTCAGTTGACCAGTATCGCTATAGCTAAAGAAGCGGCAAAGTAAAAACCGtttagaaaaaaatattaacGGTGCTAACCCCCAAATAATAAACTATGTATCATTTGTCTTTCACAAGCGCTTTAACGACAAGTTACCTTC from Psilocybe cubensis strain MGC-MH-2018 chromosome 2, whole genome shotgun sequence encodes the following:
- a CDS encoding Heat shock protein hsp88, which gives rise to MAVVGIDFGTLHSKIGVARHRGIDIITNEVSNRATPSLVAFGPKQRAIGEAAKTQETSNFKNTIGSLKRLIGRALSDPQVQDVEKKFINAKLVDINGTVGAEVTYRFEKVQYTITQLVAMYLGKLRDIAAAELKTVVSDIVISVPGWYTDVQRRAIIDAAAIANLNVLRLINDTTATALGYGITKSDLPEPENPRHVVFVDVGHADFSVAVVAFSKGQLTVKSTAYERNLGGRDIDYALMQHFAKEFKTKYKIDVLSNPKATFRLAAGCEKIKKVLSANTDAPLNVESIMNDVDASSKLTRDELETLIADVLDRIPGPLQRAITDSGLTVDQIDSIELIGGTTRVPSVRQRIQDAFPGKSLSTTLNQDEAIARGATFACAMLSPVFRVRDFHVNDINHYPIKTQWTASPTDPDDDTELLVFPQGNSIPSTKVLSFYRKEPFTIESVYADPALLPGGINPWIANFTAKEVPVAPNGDATCVKLKTRLNLHGIMSFEAAYVEEVEEREEAAPAPAPMDVDGGADGAAAPPPPAPKKKRVVKKKEIPFVATNSSLEKSVVENYKELESQLHAADKLVMDTEDRKNALEEYVYDMRGKLEDRYASYVKAEEKAKLLAGLSEAEEWLYTEEGEEATKSAYVARLDALKAIGDPIVFRYREVDERKKAAANLRETLDNYMSQATSSEEKYAHIEEKDKQAVIEKVATIRKWLEDQSVRQGEREKSADPVLTSAEIEKKRDELIYFAIPILTKPKPKPVVTPGGSGTQTPNPESTQTPPPPPPKEEESGPSEMDVD